One part of the Humulus lupulus chromosome 9, drHumLupu1.1, whole genome shotgun sequence genome encodes these proteins:
- the LOC133800763 gene encoding uncharacterized protein LOC133800763, producing MSADVARAHGGDAGGDPPPDPTRIPTACDSGIPIKRKGRGAAIGKDLEERRRKNGKPLEVTFCPRTYKVVGIEHAAFVRLVGTQIKTKVPGHYGSWELVPQQYKDQVLAIIQYYYQIAGREDFLKCLNGIDREMKDRYRNRKILRHEHFEKYYNGPEDWDKVLNNPTNDVNKEEWKQICQLFTSPQFIARSIKNKENRKKQKYSTTQGTKSLAAVRFEKTNPDLIESWKDYHWKKSKNDFVNDDARQDYVSLNYIF from the exons atgtcagcagatgtggctagagctcacggtggagacgctggcggtgatcctccaccggatcctactaggatcccgactGCATGCGACTcag gaATCCCAATTAAGAGAAAGGGTCGTGGCGCAGCTATTGGAAAAGATCTAGAGGAGAGGCGGCGTAAAAATGGAAAACCACTGGAAGTAACGTTTTGCCCACGAACGTACAAGGTTGTTGGAATCGAGCACGCTGCTTTTGTCCGCCTTGTGGGAACCCAAATTAAAACGAAAGTTCCCGGACATTACGGTTCATGGGAATTAGTGCCTCAACAATACAAGGATCAGGTCCTTGCCATAATTCAG TACTATTATCAAATAGCGGGCCGCGAGGATTTCTTAAAGTGTTTAAATGGTATCGATCGAGAGATGAAAGACCGATACCGCAATAGGAAAATACTAAGACACGAACActttgagaaatactacaatggaCCGGAGGATTGGGATAAGGTTCTAAACAACCCAACCAATGATGTTAACAAGGAGGAGTGGAAGCAGATTtgtcagttatttacaagtcCACAATTTATTGCGCGCTCCATAAAGAATAAGGAAAATCGGAAGAAACAAAAGTATTCTACAACACAGGGTACAAAATCGCTGGCAGCCGTCCGTTTTGAAAAA ACGAACCCGGACCTTATTGAGTCATGGAAGGATTATCATTGGAAGAAATCAAAAAATGATTTCGTGAACGATGATGCtcgccaagattatgtaagtttgaattatattttttaa